From Streptomyces sp. NBC_00683, one genomic window encodes:
- a CDS encoding HAD family hydrolase, which translates to MAALGWLTPRRRPATARSVLAGEAAAEAARKSTLPADESLLPADAADLLTAAEGAGEPVFPVAGDDRAAAFFDLDNTVMQGAAIFHFGRGLYKRKFFQRRELTRFAWQQAWFRLAGVEDPEHMQDARDSALSIVKGHRVAELMSIGEEIYDEYMADRIWPGTRALAQAHLDAGQKVWLVTAAPVETATIIARRLGLTGALGTVAESVDGVYTGRLVGEPLHGPAKAEAVRALATAEGLDLDRCAAYSDSHNDIPMLSLVGHPYAINPDTKLRKHARALDWRLRDYRTGRKAAKVGIPAAAGVGALAGGTAAAVALHRRRR; encoded by the coding sequence ATGGCCGCTCTTGGATGGCTCACACCCCGCAGGCGCCCCGCGACAGCACGGAGCGTGCTGGCAGGCGAGGCAGCAGCCGAGGCAGCGCGGAAGTCGACACTTCCCGCCGACGAGTCCCTTCTTCCCGCAGACGCCGCGGATCTGCTGACCGCGGCCGAAGGCGCCGGGGAGCCTGTGTTCCCGGTGGCCGGGGACGACCGGGCCGCCGCCTTCTTCGACCTCGACAACACCGTGATGCAGGGCGCCGCGATCTTCCACTTCGGCCGCGGCCTCTACAAGCGGAAGTTCTTCCAGCGCCGCGAGCTGACCCGGTTCGCCTGGCAGCAGGCCTGGTTCAGGCTGGCCGGCGTCGAGGACCCCGAACACATGCAGGACGCCCGCGACAGCGCCCTGTCCATCGTCAAGGGCCACCGCGTCGCCGAGCTGATGTCCATCGGCGAGGAGATCTACGACGAGTACATGGCCGACCGCATCTGGCCCGGCACGCGCGCCCTCGCCCAGGCCCACCTCGACGCGGGGCAGAAGGTCTGGCTGGTCACGGCCGCCCCGGTGGAGACCGCCACGATCATCGCCCGCCGGCTCGGCCTGACCGGCGCACTGGGCACCGTCGCCGAATCCGTGGACGGCGTCTACACCGGCCGCCTGGTCGGCGAACCCCTGCACGGCCCGGCCAAGGCCGAGGCGGTACGCGCGCTGGCGACGGCCGAGGGACTGGACCTCGACCGCTGCGCCGCCTACAGCGACTCGCACAACGACATCCCGATGCTGTCGCTGGTCGGCCACCCCTACGCGATCAACCCGGACACCAAGCTCCGCAAGCACGCCCGCGCCCTGGACTGGCGCCTGCGCGACTACCGCACCGGCCGCAAGGCCGCCAAGGTCGGCATCCCGGCCGCCGCCGGCGTGGGCGCCCTGGCCGGCGGCACCGCGGCCGCGGTCGCACTCCACCGCCGCCGCCGCTGA
- a CDS encoding glutaredoxin family protein: protein MSALLRRTKKKPADRVVTLVGKPGCHLCDDARLVVRAVCEETGASWVEKDITEDEQLYKEYWEQIPVVLIDDEQHTFWRVDPARLRTALGTQSKPG, encoded by the coding sequence ATGAGTGCCTTGCTGCGGCGTACGAAGAAGAAGCCTGCCGACCGGGTGGTGACCCTCGTGGGGAAGCCCGGCTGTCACCTCTGTGACGATGCGCGACTGGTGGTGCGCGCCGTCTGCGAGGAGACCGGCGCGTCCTGGGTGGAGAAGGACATCACCGAGGACGAGCAGCTGTACAAGGAGTACTGGGAGCAGATTCCGGTGGTCCTGATCGATGACGAACAGCACACGTTCTGGCGGGTGGACCCGGCGAGGTTGCGCACGGCACTGGGTACCCAGTCGAAACCCGGTTAA
- a CDS encoding redox-sensing transcriptional repressor Rex, translating to MATGRTHRPATRSRGIPEATVARLPLYLRALTALSERSVPTVSSEELAAAAGVNSAKLRKDFSYLGSYGTRGVGYDVEYLVYQISRELGLTQDWPVAIVGIGNLGAALANYGGFASRGFRVAALIDADPAMAGTPVAGIAVQHTDDLDRIISDNGVSIGVITTPPGAAQQVCDRLVAAGVTSILNFAPTVLSVPEGVDVRKVDLSIELQILAFHEQRKAGEGAAAEGNAAADDDADEAPPMRATPVNRKGPDGDMPAVMPA from the coding sequence GTGGCAACTGGCCGAACTCACCGACCGGCGACCCGTAGCCGAGGAATTCCCGAGGCCACCGTCGCCCGGCTTCCGCTGTACCTCCGCGCACTGACCGCGCTCTCCGAGCGCTCGGTGCCCACGGTCTCCTCCGAGGAGCTCGCCGCGGCGGCGGGGGTCAACTCCGCGAAGCTGCGCAAGGACTTCAGCTACCTGGGGTCCTACGGCACGCGTGGAGTCGGGTACGACGTCGAGTACCTCGTCTACCAGATCTCCCGTGAGCTCGGGCTCACCCAGGACTGGCCGGTCGCCATCGTCGGTATCGGTAACCTCGGCGCCGCGCTCGCCAACTACGGCGGCTTCGCCTCCCGTGGTTTCCGGGTCGCCGCGCTGATCGACGCCGACCCGGCCATGGCGGGTACGCCCGTCGCCGGTATCGCCGTCCAGCACACCGACGACCTGGACCGGATCATCAGCGACAACGGTGTGTCCATCGGCGTCATCACCACCCCGCCCGGCGCGGCCCAGCAGGTCTGCGACCGGCTCGTCGCCGCGGGTGTGACCTCCATCCTGAACTTCGCGCCGACCGTGCTCTCCGTGCCCGAAGGCGTCGATGTGCGCAAGGTCGACCTCTCGATCGAGCTGCAGATCCTCGCGTTCCACGAGCAGCGCAAGGCCGGCGAGGGAGCCGCCGCCGAAGGCAACGCGGCCGCGGACGACGACGCCGACGAGGCGCCGCCGATGCGCGCCACTCCCGTGAACCGGAAGGGACCCGACGGGGACATGCCCGCCGTGATGCCGGCATGA
- a CDS encoding glutamyl-tRNA reductase gives MSLLVVGLSHRSAPVSVLERASLSPEAQTKLLQDTLAAEPATEGAVLATCNRIELYADVDKFHAGVAELSTLLAQHSGVGLDELTPYLYVHYEDRAVHHLFSVACGLDSMVVGEGQILGQIKDALALGQELHTAGRLLNDLFQQALRVGKRAHSETGIDRAGQSLVTFGLEQLADGTEVTEWAAGKRALVIGAGSMSSLAAATLVRTGVAEIVVANRTRGRADRLVEILAQSGGATARAVEMTAVPDELTRADVVVSCTGATGLVLTAEAVAGALGVDFDTAAEPSAARAAAAPADLDQHAAWVENGSATAAAQDRAVRRVPVRGPASGPARLALLDLAMPRDIDGAAHRIDGVRLVDIESLAEASADAPMAADVDQVRTIVADEVAAFGAAQRAAHITPTVVALRTMAADVVAGEIARLDGRLPDLDEKQRAEITQTVRRVVDKLLHAPTVRVKQLASEPGGAGYADALRELFDLDPQTVAAVSRADLNDPNRGRS, from the coding sequence ATGAGCCTCCTTGTCGTAGGACTGAGCCACCGCAGCGCCCCCGTCTCCGTGCTGGAGCGGGCGTCACTGTCGCCCGAGGCGCAGACGAAGCTGCTCCAGGACACCCTCGCCGCGGAACCCGCGACCGAGGGGGCGGTGCTGGCCACCTGCAACCGCATCGAGCTGTACGCGGACGTGGACAAGTTCCACGCGGGTGTCGCCGAGCTGTCCACGCTGCTCGCGCAGCACAGCGGCGTCGGCCTGGACGAGCTCACTCCCTATCTCTATGTGCACTACGAGGACCGCGCCGTCCACCACCTCTTCTCGGTGGCGTGCGGGCTGGACTCCATGGTCGTCGGCGAGGGCCAGATCCTCGGCCAGATCAAGGACGCGCTCGCGCTGGGCCAGGAGCTCCACACCGCGGGACGGCTGCTGAACGACCTGTTCCAGCAGGCGCTGAGGGTCGGCAAGCGTGCCCACAGCGAGACCGGGATCGACCGGGCCGGGCAGTCGCTCGTCACGTTCGGCCTCGAGCAGCTCGCGGACGGTACCGAGGTCACCGAATGGGCCGCTGGCAAGCGCGCCCTGGTGATCGGCGCGGGTTCGATGTCCTCCCTGGCCGCCGCAACCCTGGTCCGTACCGGCGTCGCAGAGATCGTCGTCGCCAACCGGACCCGGGGCCGTGCCGACCGGCTCGTCGAGATCCTCGCCCAGAGCGGCGGGGCGACGGCACGAGCCGTGGAAATGACCGCAGTGCCGGACGAACTGACACGTGCCGATGTGGTCGTCTCCTGTACCGGCGCGACCGGGCTCGTCCTGACCGCCGAGGCCGTCGCCGGGGCGCTCGGCGTCGACTTCGACACCGCCGCGGAGCCGTCCGCGGCCCGCGCCGCGGCCGCCCCCGCGGACCTGGACCAGCACGCCGCGTGGGTGGAGAACGGTTCCGCCACCGCCGCCGCACAGGACCGTGCCGTGCGCCGGGTACCCGTGCGGGGCCCGGCCTCCGGGCCCGCGAGGCTCGCCCTGCTCGACCTCGCCATGCCGAGGGACATCGACGGGGCGGCCCACCGCATCGACGGTGTGCGCCTCGTCGACATCGAGTCGCTCGCCGAGGCGTCCGCGGACGCCCCGATGGCCGCCGATGTGGACCAGGTGCGCACCATCGTCGCCGACGAGGTGGCGGCCTTCGGTGCCGCCCAGCGTGCCGCCCACATCACCCCGACCGTCGTCGCCCTGCGCACCATGGCCGCCGATGTGGTGGCCGGCGAGATCGCGCGGCTCGACGGACGCCTTCCCGACCTGGACGAGAAGCAGCGCGCCGAGATCACGCAGACCGTGCGCCGCGTCGTCGACAAGCTCCTGCACGCGCCCACCGTGCGGGTCAAGCAGCTCGCCAGCGAGCCCGGTGGCGCCGGGTACGCCGATGCGCTGCGCGAACTCTTCGACCTCGACCCGCAGACGGTGGCCGCCGTCTCCCGGGCAGACCTGAACGACCCGAATAGAGGGCGGTCATGA
- the hemC gene encoding hydroxymethylbilane synthase encodes MTDNSPLGGETTKPLRLGTRRSKLAMAQSGMVADAVREVTGRAVELVEITTYGDTSREHLAQIGGTGVFVVALREALLRGEVDFAVHSLKDLPTTQPEGLVLAAVPEREDPRDVLVARDGLTFAQLPSGARIGTGSPRRMAQLNAYARSHGLDIETVAIRGNVDTRIGFVRSGELDAVVLAAAGLSRLGRTGEVTDFLPVDTVLPAPGQGALAIECAATSADLAAALAELDDPYTRVAVTAERALLAALEAGCSAPVGALADLLVDGQTVNELRLRGVVGSTDGASLVQLSITGPVPTSHDDAAALGRELAAEMLAKGAAGLMGERAL; translated from the coding sequence ATGACCGACAACTCACCCCTGGGTGGGGAGACCACGAAGCCGCTCCGGCTCGGCACCCGGCGCAGCAAGCTAGCCATGGCGCAGTCCGGCATGGTCGCTGATGCGGTCCGTGAGGTGACCGGGCGCGCCGTCGAGCTCGTCGAGATCACCACGTACGGAGACACGTCCCGGGAGCACCTGGCGCAGATCGGCGGGACCGGCGTGTTCGTCGTCGCGCTGCGCGAGGCGCTGCTGCGCGGCGAGGTGGACTTCGCCGTCCACTCGCTCAAGGACCTGCCGACCACACAGCCGGAGGGCCTCGTCCTGGCCGCCGTACCGGAGCGCGAGGATCCGCGCGACGTACTGGTGGCCCGGGACGGGCTGACCTTCGCGCAACTGCCGTCCGGTGCCCGTATCGGCACCGGCTCGCCGCGCCGCATGGCGCAGCTCAACGCGTACGCCCGGTCGCACGGCCTCGACATCGAGACCGTGGCGATCCGGGGCAACGTCGATACGCGTATCGGTTTCGTACGAAGCGGGGAGCTGGACGCGGTGGTACTCGCCGCCGCAGGGCTCAGCCGCCTCGGCCGGACCGGTGAGGTGACCGACTTCCTGCCGGTCGACACCGTCCTGCCCGCTCCCGGTCAGGGAGCACTGGCGATCGAATGCGCTGCAACCAGCGCGGACCTCGCCGCAGCACTCGCCGAGCTCGACGACCCGTACACCCGGGTCGCCGTGACCGCCGAGCGCGCCCTGCTCGCCGCCCTGGAGGCCGGCTGTTCCGCACCTGTGGGTGCGCTGGCCGACCTCCTGGTCGACGGGCAGACTGTCAACGAACTGCGCCTGCGCGGTGTCGTCGGTTCCACCGACGGCGCCTCCCTGGTGCAGCTGTCCATCACCGGTCCCGTCCCCACGTCGCACGACGACGCGGCGGCCCTCGGTCGCGAGCTCGCGGCCGAGATGCTCGCCAAGGGTGCGGCCGGTCTTATGGGGGAGCGAGCACTTTGA
- a CDS encoding bifunctional uroporphyrinogen-III C-methyltransferase/uroporphyrinogen-III synthase, which produces MSPNGPAASDFPVLSAGHVTFLGAGPGDPGLLTLRAVEALASADVLVAEPDVLDVVRGHARAGVSTPELTVVDMSSTAVGVPVLRDAANLVMEAAKGGRRVVRAVAGDPGLDGNTGVEMLACAAAGVPFEVVPGVANAVGVSAYAGVPLRDAQGADVRFVDARTASDRCWSEVGASDATAVVSTSLDSVAAAAGELVSAGRKPDTPLTVTIAGTTTRQRTWTATLGTIAQVLKQAKVLPSPDGHQPVIAVVGERSSAAQRDQLSWFESKPLFGWKVLVPRTKEQAASLSDQLRSYGAVPHEVPTIAVEPPRTPQQMERAVKGLVTGRYEWIAFTSVNAVKAVREKFEEYGLDARAFAGIKVAAVGEQTAAALVDFGVKPDLVPSGEQSAAGLLEDWPPYDPVFDPIDRVFLPRADIATETLVAGLIELGWEVDDVTAYRTVRASPPPADTREAIKGGGFDAVLFTSSSTVRNLVGIAGKPHNVTVIACIGPATAKTAEEHGLRVDVLSPEPSVHKLAQALADFGAQRRDAAKEAGDPVTRPSERRPGARRRRTTT; this is translated from the coding sequence TTGAGCCCCAACGGCCCCGCCGCATCCGATTTTCCGGTCCTGTCCGCAGGGCACGTCACCTTCCTCGGCGCCGGTCCCGGCGACCCGGGACTGCTGACCCTGCGCGCTGTCGAGGCGCTCGCGAGCGCGGACGTCCTTGTGGCCGAACCCGACGTCCTCGACGTCGTTCGCGGCCATGCGCGGGCAGGGGTAAGCACCCCTGAGCTGACGGTTGTTGACATGTCGTCAACAGCCGTCGGGGTACCCGTTCTCAGGGACGCCGCCAATCTTGTCATGGAGGCCGCGAAGGGTGGCAGGCGGGTTGTCCGTGCCGTCGCCGGCGACCCCGGCCTGGACGGGAACACGGGCGTGGAGATGCTCGCCTGCGCCGCCGCGGGCGTGCCTTTCGAGGTCGTGCCCGGTGTGGCGAACGCCGTGGGCGTGTCCGCGTACGCCGGTGTGCCGCTGCGTGACGCGCAGGGCGCCGATGTGCGCTTCGTCGACGCCCGTACCGCCTCGGACCGCTGCTGGTCCGAGGTCGGGGCGAGCGACGCGACGGCCGTCGTGTCCACGTCGCTGGACTCGGTGGCCGCGGCCGCCGGGGAGCTGGTCTCGGCGGGCCGCAAGCCCGACACCCCGCTGACGGTGACGATCGCGGGAACGACGACGCGCCAGCGCACCTGGACGGCGACGCTCGGGACGATCGCCCAGGTCCTCAAGCAGGCCAAGGTCCTCCCCTCGCCGGACGGGCACCAGCCCGTCATAGCCGTGGTCGGGGAGCGAAGCTCTGCCGCCCAGCGTGACCAGCTGTCGTGGTTCGAGTCCAAGCCGCTGTTCGGCTGGAAGGTGCTCGTGCCGCGTACGAAGGAGCAGGCGGCGTCGCTCTCCGACCAGCTGCGTTCGTACGGTGCCGTACCGCACGAGGTCCCGACGATCGCCGTCGAGCCGCCGCGTACGCCCCAGCAGATGGAGCGCGCGGTCAAGGGCCTGGTCACGGGCCGGTACGAGTGGATCGCCTTCACCTCGGTGAACGCGGTGAAGGCCGTACGGGAGAAGTTCGAGGAGTACGGGCTCGATGCCCGCGCCTTCGCGGGGATCAAGGTCGCGGCCGTCGGTGAGCAGACTGCCGCCGCGCTGGTCGACTTCGGTGTGAAGCCGGACCTGGTGCCCTCCGGCGAGCAGTCCGCCGCCGGTCTGCTGGAGGACTGGCCGCCCTACGACCCGGTCTTCGACCCGATCGACCGGGTGTTCCTGCCGCGTGCCGACATCGCCACGGAGACGCTGGTGGCCGGGCTGATCGAGCTCGGCTGGGAGGTCGACGACGTCACCGCGTACCGCACGGTCCGCGCTTCGCCGCCGCCGGCCGACACCCGTGAGGCGATCAAGGGCGGCGGCTTCGACGCGGTGCTCTTCACCTCGTCCTCGACGGTCCGCAACCTGGTCGGTATCGCGGGCAAGCCGCACAACGTGACGGTGATCGCGTGCATCGGTCCCGCCACGGCGAAGACCGCCGAGGAGCACGGCCTGCGGGTCGACGTCCTGTCTCCGGAGCCGTCGGTCCACAAGCTGGCCCAGGCGCTGGCGGACTTCGGTGCGCAGCGCCGGGACGCGGCCAAGGAGGCCGGTGACCCGGTGACGCGTCCGAGCGAGCGGCGCCCGGGTGCGAGACGCCGTCGGACGACCACCTGA
- the hemB gene encoding porphobilinogen synthase — MTDYGNFPGSRPRRLRTTPVMRRMVAETRLDPANLILPAFVREGIDAPVAISAMPGVQQHTLDTLRKAAVDAVAAGVSGIMLFGVPLDEKKDGRGTAGTDPDGILQVALRAVREEVGDDLVVMSDLCLDEYTDHGHCGVLTEDGRVDNDATLERYAEMAQVQADAGAHVVGPSGMMDGQVGVVRDALDQTGYEDVSILAYTAKYSSAFYGPFREAVGSSLKGDRKTYQQDPANVRESMRELALDLEEGADMVMVKPAGPYLDILAKVADAVDVPVAAYQISGEYAMIEAAAEKGWIDRDAAILESLTGIRRAGARMILTYWATEVAQRLGR, encoded by the coding sequence ATGACCGATTACGGAAACTTCCCCGGCTCGCGGCCCCGGCGGCTGCGGACGACGCCCGTCATGCGGCGCATGGTCGCCGAGACCCGGCTGGACCCCGCGAATCTGATCCTTCCCGCGTTCGTGCGCGAGGGCATCGACGCCCCGGTCGCCATCTCGGCCATGCCTGGCGTGCAGCAGCACACCCTGGACACCCTGCGGAAGGCCGCGGTCGACGCGGTCGCGGCCGGGGTCTCCGGGATCATGCTCTTCGGTGTCCCGCTGGACGAGAAGAAGGACGGCCGCGGCACGGCGGGCACCGACCCGGACGGCATCCTCCAGGTCGCTCTGCGGGCGGTGCGGGAAGAGGTGGGCGACGACCTCGTGGTCATGTCCGACCTCTGTCTGGACGAGTACACCGACCACGGCCACTGCGGGGTGCTGACCGAGGACGGCCGCGTCGACAACGACGCCACGCTGGAGCGGTACGCCGAAATGGCCCAGGTCCAGGCGGACGCGGGCGCCCACGTGGTGGGTCCCAGCGGCATGATGGACGGCCAGGTCGGGGTGGTCCGCGACGCGCTGGACCAGACCGGGTACGAGGACGTGTCGATCCTGGCCTACACCGCGAAGTACTCCTCCGCGTTCTACGGGCCGTTCCGTGAGGCGGTGGGCTCCTCGCTCAAGGGCGACCGCAAGACGTACCAGCAGGACCCGGCGAACGTCCGTGAGTCGATGCGCGAGCTGGCGCTCGACCTGGAGGAGGGCGCCGACATGGTCATGGTCAAGCCCGCCGGACCGTACCTGGACATCCTCGCGAAGGTCGCTGACGCGGTGGACGTGCCGGTGGCGGCGTACCAGATCAGCGGCGAGTACGCGATGATCGAGGCCGCCGCGGAGAAGGGCTGGATCGACCGGGACGCGGCGATCCTGGAGAGCCTGACGGGGATCCGGCGTGCGGGTGCGCGGATGATCCTGACGTACTGGGCGACGGAGGTCGCGCAGCGGCTGGGGCGCTGA
- a CDS encoding DUF4253 domain-containing protein codes for MATLPNPLPLLDLPPGTLVDTTIDDPWHEPLLWYADESAQPGDWARLRTTGRPLGLLPVLVDGGRRTQWPEDWDLDPAGTSYPGDHDAEDVLGEFWEEYASDELEDGAEWSGLAPTPSASASETPDELAAEIADQLTEGARMALVPARRSADIPAAIGWSGPLNHENDVARLCAVLRSWEDRFDIRVVALGFDTLTVSVGRPPTTAAEAGALAAEHFAFCPDNIDAAPPNGLDAYAEKYLLGQETWSFWWD; via the coding sequence ATGGCGACGCTCCCGAATCCCCTGCCCCTGCTGGACCTTCCGCCGGGCACACTCGTGGACACCACGATCGACGACCCCTGGCACGAGCCCCTGCTCTGGTACGCCGACGAGTCGGCGCAGCCGGGCGACTGGGCCCGGCTGAGGACGACCGGCAGGCCGCTCGGCCTGCTCCCTGTGCTGGTGGACGGCGGGCGCCGCACCCAGTGGCCCGAGGACTGGGACCTCGATCCGGCCGGGACCTCGTATCCGGGGGACCACGACGCGGAGGACGTCCTCGGCGAGTTCTGGGAGGAGTACGCCTCCGACGAGTTGGAGGACGGGGCCGAGTGGTCCGGCCTGGCGCCCACCCCGTCCGCGAGCGCGTCCGAGACCCCCGACGAACTGGCCGCGGAGATAGCCGACCAGCTCACGGAGGGCGCGCGGATGGCGCTCGTACCCGCCCGGCGCAGCGCGGACATACCTGCGGCGATCGGCTGGTCGGGCCCGCTCAACCACGAGAACGACGTGGCCCGGCTCTGTGCGGTGCTGCGCTCCTGGGAGGACCGCTTCGACATCCGGGTCGTGGCGCTCGGTTTCGACACCCTGACCGTGTCCGTGGGACGGCCTCCCACGACTGCGGCGGAGGCCGGGGCGCTGGCAGCCGAGCACTTCGCGTTCTGCCCGGACAACATCGACGCGGCCCCTCCGAACGGCCTGGACGCCTATGCCGAGAAGTACCTCCTGGGCCAGGAGACGTGGTCGTTCTGGTGGGACTGA
- a CDS encoding DUF4232 domain-containing protein, which produces MRNRNFRRTARTSALGTAALLAALSLTACQEDGQAAADTSTPATAAPSEQPSDSTKAPADKGNGKDKGTNGSGADSGSSSGSSSGSADAEPAAKQPKDTGDDSGPVTLACDGGNSKVKLTAVTRPVNHMLLTVTNTGSKACNAYYHPFLRFGEAQAVPRTFEESKPQAVVTLGPGESAYAGVMTASADGSGTGGYSTKELTVSFQGREGSGSSGPSSDVPLTKAVFVDSTLAVTYWQTGLDDALVY; this is translated from the coding sequence ATGCGCAACCGTAACTTCCGTCGCACCGCCCGCACCTCCGCCCTCGGCACCGCCGCACTGCTGGCCGCGCTCTCGCTGACCGCCTGCCAGGAGGACGGCCAGGCGGCAGCGGACACCTCCACCCCGGCGACCGCCGCCCCGTCCGAGCAGCCTTCGGACAGCACGAAGGCGCCCGCGGACAAGGGCAACGGCAAGGACAAGGGGACCAACGGCTCAGGTGCGGACTCCGGTTCGAGTTCCGGTTCGAGTTCCGGTTCGGCCGACGCCGAGCCCGCCGCGAAGCAGCCGAAGGACACCGGCGACGACAGCGGACCTGTCACCCTCGCCTGCGACGGCGGCAACTCCAAGGTGAAGCTGACGGCCGTGACCCGGCCCGTCAACCACATGCTGCTCACCGTGACGAACACCGGCTCGAAGGCCTGCAACGCCTACTACCACCCGTTCCTGAGGTTCGGCGAGGCGCAGGCCGTCCCGCGGACCTTCGAGGAGAGCAAGCCGCAGGCCGTCGTCACACTCGGCCCCGGAGAGTCCGCCTACGCCGGCGTCATGACCGCGTCCGCCGACGGAAGCGGCACGGGCGGTTACTCCACCAAGGAACTGACGGTCAGTTTCCAGGGTCGCGAAGGTTCCGGCTCCAGCGGCCCGTCCTCGGACGTGCCGCTCACCAAGGCCGTCTTCGTCGACAGCACGCTGGCCGTCACGTACTGGCAGACGGGCCTGGACGACGCCCTCGTGTACTGA
- a CDS encoding helix-turn-helix domain-containing protein, giving the protein MGTEIQDFAAELSGLKERSGLSYGALARKLHMSTSTVHRYCNGDAVPQDYAPVERFARVCRASADELVGLHRKWILADEAKRRGARKAGAGGTAEPGSVPEESTETESGPEVEDVTPSEASGTTTSAAPAPGRRPSRRLRVLLAATAVVALTVPAALAFRGLTDGNGGDGRRTGAATGTAPVTPSGSGSGTGSASATPSRPASPSAGGSATAGPSASASPGSPARQGGGADDRGTPVSAVISSYNWESPCGQYYLLDREPGTVPKPPPPQDTRNWARALGGVDGGDMMLELTLQGASQEAVVLKGLHVRVVGREPALAWTAYSMGEGCGSGITPQSFDIDLDESLPRSHPVAGQDGGGVVPAKDFPYRVSSTDVEVFHLDAHVEGHDVTWYLELEWSSGGRSGSLRIDDNGKPFRTSSIQGRPEYRYRADTAQWVEPDY; this is encoded by the coding sequence GTGGGTACGGAGATCCAGGACTTCGCGGCAGAGCTCAGTGGCCTCAAGGAGCGTTCAGGACTGAGCTACGGGGCACTCGCCCGGAAGCTGCACATGAGCACGTCGACGGTGCACCGGTACTGCAACGGCGACGCCGTTCCGCAGGACTACGCGCCGGTCGAACGCTTCGCCCGGGTGTGCCGGGCGTCTGCGGACGAGCTGGTCGGCCTGCACCGGAAGTGGATCCTGGCCGATGAGGCGAAGCGGCGGGGGGCGCGGAAGGCGGGCGCGGGTGGCACGGCGGAGCCCGGATCCGTTCCGGAGGAGAGCACGGAAACGGAATCAGGACCGGAGGTCGAGGACGTGACGCCCTCCGAGGCGTCCGGCACCACCACCTCCGCCGCTCCCGCCCCCGGCCGGCGGCCGTCCCGGCGGCTGCGCGTCCTGCTCGCGGCGACCGCCGTCGTCGCGCTCACCGTTCCCGCCGCCCTGGCGTTCCGTGGCCTCACGGACGGCAACGGTGGCGACGGCAGACGCACCGGCGCGGCCACCGGGACGGCTCCGGTCACGCCGAGCGGCAGCGGGAGCGGCACCGGCAGCGCGTCCGCGACGCCGAGCCGGCCGGCTTCCCCGTCGGCAGGCGGCAGCGCCACCGCCGGACCCTCCGCGTCCGCCTCCCCCGGTTCGCCGGCGCGGCAGGGCGGTGGGGCGGACGACCGCGGTACCCCTGTGAGCGCCGTCATCAGCTCGTACAACTGGGAGTCGCCCTGCGGGCAGTACTACCTGCTCGACCGTGAGCCCGGCACCGTACCGAAGCCGCCTCCGCCCCAGGACACCCGCAACTGGGCGAGGGCGCTCGGTGGTGTGGACGGGGGCGACATGATGCTCGAACTCACCCTCCAGGGGGCATCGCAGGAAGCGGTGGTGCTCAAGGGTCTGCATGTGCGGGTCGTGGGGCGCGAACCGGCGCTCGCCTGGACCGCGTACTCGATGGGGGAGGGCTGCGGGAGCGGCATCACTCCGCAGAGCTTCGACATCGACCTGGACGAGAGCCTGCCGCGTTCGCATCCGGTCGCGGGGCAGGACGGCGGTGGCGTCGTCCCGGCGAAGGACTTCCCGTACCGGGTGAGCTCCACGGACGTGGAGGTGTTCCACCTCGACGCGCATGTGGAGGGTCACGATGTGACCTGGTACCTGGAGCTGGAGTGGAGCAGCGGCGGCCGGAGCGGGTCCCTGCGCATCGACGACAACGGCAAGCCGTTCCGTACGAGCAGCATTCAGGGGCGGCCGGAGTACCGCTACCGGGCGGATACGGCCCAGTGGGTGGAACCCGACTACTGA